AATTATCGCAGCAGCTTTCGAAGAGGTAGATACAACGCCAATGGAAGGCTTTGTACCTGAAGAAGTGGATGCTATTTTAAATTTAAAAGAAAAAGGTCTGAAAAGTGTAGTTCTGCTTCCAATCGGTTACAGAGGCGCTTCGAATGACTGGTTGGTAAACCTTACGAAAGTGAGAAAACCAAAAGAAGATTTCATTACTGAAATCAACTAATTATTAATTATTTTACTCATAAAAAACACCCTTTCAATTACTGAAAGGGTGTTTATTTTTCTCGATCTATTTTTTCAAGATTTTGCCTTGTGTCAAAAACGTCGGCAATTTTTAACCATTTTCTTCATCAATAGAATAAATGATCTTATAATTAGTCATTCCTTAAAAACCAAGTAATATTTTGATTATCAGTTTTATGCACTTATATTTCGTAAAAAATCGTTGTAAAAAATTGCAATAAATTGTATTTTTAGGATATAAAAAGTGGCAAAATGTTAGGCAAAATAAGAGAGGATTTACAGCAGAATTTATTCAAGACCAGGCTTACGGAGCTTATTAATATGGAGCATCCGGTGGTAAAATTAGCTGGGGAGATTTCCTGGGATAAAATGGAGTCAGAGTTTGAGAAATTATTTTCAGAAAACGGAAGACCTTCTATTGCTATCCGTAAAATAGCAGGAATGCTTTTGCTCAAGGAAATGTTTAAAGAAAGTGATGAAAGTGTAATAGAGAGATGGATTGAGAATGCGTATTGGCAATATTTTACCGGAGAAACCTTTTTCCAGACAGAGCAGCCTTTCGATCCGAGCAATTTTGTACACTTCAGAAAAAGAATTGGAGATAAGGGTTTGGAATTTCTTTTGGGACAAAGCGTTTCTCTCCATCCCAAAGCCAAAACAGAAGATGAAGTTCAGGTAGATACGACGGTTCAGGAGAAGAACATTACCTTTCCTACCGATGCCAAATTAGCAAAAAAAGTAATCGACAATTGTAGAAAAATAGCAGAAAAAGAGAGCGTTGTACAAAGACAAAGCTACAGAAGAGTGAGCAAACAATTATTGCGGGACGCTTTTTTTGGACATCATCCCAGAAGACAGAAGAAGGCAAAAATGGCGAGGAAAAAGCTCAGGACGATTGGTAAAAGAGTTCTTCGGGAATTGGAAAGAAAACTTCCTAAAGATGTTTTGAAAGGCTACGAAGACGTTTTTAAAATTTACCTTAAAGCACTCACCCAAGAACGTACCACGAAAGATAAAATTTACAGTCTTCACGAGCCACAAGTTGCGTGTATTGCGAAAGGAAAATCGGGAAAAGCATACGAGTTTGGGACAAAAGTAGCAGTAGTAAGAGGTCGGAAAACAGGGATCATCAGCTCGGTAAAGAGATTTTCTGGCAATCCTCACGATAGTAAAACTCTTGAAGAATCATTGGCACAGAGTGAGAGGGTAAGAAAATCCGTTGGCGGAACAAGACCTACGAAAGCCACTACAGACAGAGGATTTAAAGGAATCAAAGAAGTGGAAGGAACAGCAATTTTGCTTCCCGCAAAAAAAGAAAAAACAAAATATGGGCAACAAGTAGCCAGATTAAGATTCCGGGCAAGAGCAGCCATAGAACCTTGTATCTCTCATTTAAAAAGAAACCACTCCTTAGGATTAAACTTCCTGAAAGGAGTGGCTGGAGATATTAATAATGCATTATTAGCAGGGATTGGATACAATTTGAAGATGAGATTGAATCAAATCAAACAACAAATTCTTCTTTGGCTCGAACTTGTTCTCCGAATCTTTTTAGGCAAATATAATTTTCAAAGTCAAAAAACAGCTTTTTAAGGAGCGACTAATTAGTCATTCCTTAAAAACCAAGTAATATTTTGATTATCAGTTTTATGCACTTATATTTCGTAAAAAATCGTTGTAAAAAATTGCAATAAATTGTATTTTTAGGATATAAAAAGTGGCAAAATGTTAGGCAAAATAAGAGAGGATTTACAGCAGAATTTATTCAAGACCAGGCTTACGGAGCTTATTAATATGGAGCATCCGGTGGTAAAATTAGCTGGGGAGATTTCCTGGGATAAAATGGAGTCAGAGTTTGAGAAATTATTTTCAGAAAACGGAAGACCTTCTATTGCTATCCGTAAAATAGCAGGAATGCTTTTGCTCAAGGAAATGTTTAAAGAAAGTGATGAAAGTGTAATAGAGAGATGGATTGAGAATGCGTATTGGCAATATTTTACCGGAGAAACCTTTTTCCAGACAGAGCAGCCTTTCGATCCGAGCAATTTTGTACACTTCAGAAAAAGAATTGGAGATAAGGGTTTGGAATTTCTTTTGGGACAAAGCGTTTCTCTCCATCCCAAAGCCAAAACAGAAGATGAAGTTCAGGTAGATACGACGGTTCAGGAGAAGAACATTACCTTTCCTACCGATGCCAAATTAGCAAAAAAAGTAATCGACAATTGTAGAAAAATAGCAGAAAAAGAGAGCGTTGTACAAAGACAAAGCTACAGAAGAGTGAGCAAACAATTATTGCGGGACGCTTTTTTTGGACATCATCCCAGAAGACAGAAGAAGGCAAAAATGGCGAGGAAAAAGCTCAGGACGATTGGTAAAAGAGTTCTTCGGGAATTGGAAAGAAAACTTCCTAAAGATGTTTTGAAAGGCTACGAAGACGTTTTTAAAATTTACCTTAAAGCACTCACCCAAGAACGTACCACGAAAGATAAAATTTACAGTCTTCACGAGCCACAAGTTGCGTGTATTGCGAAAGGAAAATCGGGAAAAGCATACGAGTTTGGGACAAAAGTAGCAGTAGTAAGAGGTCGGAAAACAGGGATCATCAGCTCGGTAAAGAGATTTTCTGGCAATCCTCACGATAGTAAAACTCTTGAAGAATCATTGGCACAGAGTGAGAGGGTAAGAAAATCCGTTGGCGGAACAAGACCTACGAAAGCCACTACAGACAGAGGATTTAAAGGAATCAAAGAAGTGGAAGGAACAGCAATTTTGCTTCCCGCAAAAAAAGAAAAAACAAAATATGGGCAACAAGTAGCCAGATTAAGATTCCGGGCAAGAGCAGCCATAGAACCTTGTATCTCTCATTTAAAAAGAAACCACTCCTTAGGATTAAACTTCCTGAAAGGAGTGGCTGGAGATATTAATAATGCATTATTAGCAGGGATTGGATACAATTTGAAGATGAGATTGAATCAAATCAAACAACAAATTCTTCTTTGGCTCGAACTTGTTCTCCGAATCTTTTTAGGCAAATATAATTTTCAAAGTCAAAAAACAGCTTTTTAAGGAGCGACTAATTAGATTCAACAATATAATGATATTCAACCTCTCGATTTTCTAAAAGAAATTCTCTTTGACCAATTTTAGGATTATGAATTAATTGATCTGGAGCCAACAGAATTTTAGTGATGATT
The sequence above is a segment of the Chryseobacterium sp. MYb264 genome. Coding sequences within it:
- a CDS encoding IS5 family transposase, with translation MLGKIREDLQQNLFKTRLTELINMEHPVVKLAGEISWDKMESEFEKLFSENGRPSIAIRKIAGMLLLKEMFKESDESVIERWIENAYWQYFTGETFFQTEQPFDPSNFVHFRKRIGDKGLEFLLGQSVSLHPKAKTEDEVQVDTTVQEKNITFPTDAKLAKKVIDNCRKIAEKESVVQRQSYRRVSKQLLRDAFFGHHPRRQKKAKMARKKLRTIGKRVLRELERKLPKDVLKGYEDVFKIYLKALTQERTTKDKIYSLHEPQVACIAKGKSGKAYEFGTKVAVVRGRKTGIISSVKRFSGNPHDSKTLEESLAQSERVRKSVGGTRPTKATTDRGFKGIKEVEGTAILLPAKKEKTKYGQQVARLRFRARAAIEPCISHLKRNHSLGLNFLKGVAGDINNALLAGIGYNLKMRLNQIKQQILLWLELVLRIFLGKYNFQSQKTAF